Proteins encoded within one genomic window of bacterium:
- a CDS encoding HAMP domain-containing histidine kinase yields the protein MDSGARLHAFLLLRYTLIIATAYLLLVEQDFATPSLLAGGLIALALATNVAFAQLPRRFTDSTRFAVAVIIYDTAWVTAALMSSGKFSADFFVLYFFLLLLAAVGENLRLIAVAACVVCGAYLFGHSLTGGGDPWTSPSLIRIPFLFTTAIFYGHLVERARREQQRADSAEALNAQLQRTLAEFKILYAKAQEAERIKTEFLATVSHELRTPLTTLLGYTELLIDDSYGPTTGEQRGALHKVRASGRILQQAIGRMLDASRIDFGYEELRCDEFELADLLAELRAGLPDTPEVAVCWPDTAGLPTLRTDEEKLRTILRNLLENACKYTRRGMITVDARWNRRRDELEIDVSDTGVGIEPAEIDAIFEAFRQGGNRGDLATAGVGLGLYIVQRLASRLGGEVQVCSTPGYGSTFTVTIPRLLHRGAAVAAGEPISLAG from the coding sequence GTGGATTCCGGCGCCCGCCTGCACGCGTTCCTGCTGCTCCGTTACACGCTGATCATCGCCACGGCGTACCTGCTGCTGGTCGAGCAGGACTTCGCCACCCCGTCCCTGCTCGCCGGCGGATTGATCGCCCTGGCGCTGGCGACCAACGTCGCCTTCGCCCAGTTGCCGCGGCGGTTCACCGACTCCACTCGCTTCGCCGTCGCGGTGATCATCTACGACACCGCGTGGGTGACGGCGGCGCTGATGAGCAGCGGCAAGTTCAGCGCCGACTTCTTCGTCCTGTACTTCTTCCTTCTCCTCCTGGCGGCGGTCGGTGAGAACCTGCGGCTGATCGCGGTCGCCGCCTGCGTCGTCTGCGGCGCCTACCTGTTCGGCCACTCGCTGACCGGCGGCGGCGACCCGTGGACCTCGCCATCGCTGATCCGCATCCCGTTCCTCTTTACCACCGCCATCTTCTACGGGCACCTCGTCGAGCGCGCCCGCCGTGAGCAACAGCGCGCCGATTCCGCCGAGGCCCTGAACGCGCAGCTCCAGCGCACCCTGGCGGAATTCAAGATCCTCTACGCCAAGGCGCAGGAGGCGGAGCGGATCAAGACCGAGTTCCTCGCCACCGTGTCGCATGAGCTGCGGACGCCGCTGACGACGCTGCTCGGCTACACCGAGCTGCTGATCGACGACAGCTACGGCCCGACGACCGGCGAGCAGCGCGGCGCCCTGCACAAGGTGCGCGCGTCAGGGCGTATCCTGCAGCAGGCGATCGGCCGCATGCTCGATGCCAGTCGCATCGACTTCGGGTACGAGGAGCTGCGCTGCGACGAGTTCGAGCTGGCGGATCTGCTGGCCGAGCTGCGCGCCGGCCTCCCGGACACGCCGGAGGTGGCGGTGTGCTGGCCCGACACGGCCGGTCTGCCGACCCTGCGCACCGACGAGGAGAAGCTGCGCACCATCCTGCGCAATCTGCTCGAGAACGCGTGCAAGTACACGCGGCGCGGCATGATCACGGTCGACGCGCGCTGGAACCGGCGGCGCGACGAGCTGGAGATCGACGTCAGCGACACCGGCGTCGGCATCGAGCCGGCCGAGATCGACGCCATCTTCGAGGCCTTCCGCCAGGGCGGCAACCGCGGCGACCTCGCCACCGCGGGAGTCGGGCTCGGGCTCTACATCGTTCAACGCCTCGCCAGCCGCCTCGGCG
- a CDS encoding DUF2889 domain-containing protein yields MSMPLHTRALAVEAAAGAGGIAVRASLLDMRKSGVVPVGGDLGAPGIVHHMWVDALVDPEGPRLTALQAHQPRVAFEPSALTGGESCRDPVARLGELRGAALDDAFARRLSAVQGGARGCSHILTISQVLVAAVSWAFRPGGAHAVAAGHRPGERMFRRDIVVDGSRRADGDLELVAQLTDLAFAPAPPIARPMQRFASLHEVRVVAPIEVATMRFGAVTAGERRRGPDSLDAAAWLDRTPRVAGLRGVTVFRGVSAALMEQLGAVADRPLLDAALMLAPTFIQVCGAMSESWLARAAAADSVLGMGGLPDSCYMWRRGGALDRLRSPEDPVPTL; encoded by the coding sequence ATGTCGATGCCGCTCCACACCCGCGCCCTGGCGGTCGAAGCCGCCGCCGGCGCGGGCGGGATCGCGGTGCGCGCGTCGCTCCTGGACATGCGCAAGAGCGGGGTGGTGCCGGTGGGCGGCGACCTGGGCGCACCCGGCATCGTGCACCACATGTGGGTGGACGCCCTGGTCGATCCCGAAGGGCCGCGACTGACCGCGCTGCAGGCGCACCAGCCGCGGGTCGCCTTCGAGCCGTCGGCGCTGACCGGAGGCGAGAGCTGTCGCGATCCGGTGGCGCGGCTCGGCGAATTGCGGGGCGCCGCGCTCGACGATGCGTTCGCGCGCCGCCTGTCGGCGGTGCAGGGCGGCGCCCGCGGCTGTTCGCACATCCTGACCATCAGCCAGGTGCTGGTCGCGGCGGTGTCCTGGGCCTTCCGTCCCGGCGGCGCCCACGCGGTGGCGGCGGGGCACCGGCCGGGCGAGCGAATGTTCCGCCGCGACATCGTGGTCGACGGCAGCCGGCGGGCGGACGGCGACCTGGAGCTGGTCGCCCAACTGACCGACCTCGCCTTTGCGCCGGCGCCGCCGATCGCGCGGCCGATGCAGCGCTTCGCTTCGCTGCACGAGGTGCGGGTGGTGGCGCCGATCGAGGTCGCGACCATGCGCTTCGGCGCCGTCACCGCCGGCGAGCGGCGGCGGGGGCCCGATTCGCTGGACGCTGCCGCATGGCTCGACCGGACGCCGCGCGTGGCGGGATTGCGCGGCGTGACGGTGTTCCGCGGCGTCTCGGCCGCCCTCATGGAGCAACTCGGCGCCGTCGCCGATCGGCCGCTGCTCGACGCGGCGCTGATGCTGGCCCCGACCTTCATCCAGGTCTGCGGCGCGATGTCGGAATCCTGGCTCGCCCGTGCCGCCGCCGCCGATTCGGTGCTCGGCATGGGTGGCCTGCCCGACTCCTGCTACATGTGGCGCCGGGGCGGGGCGCTCGATCGGCTGCGCAGCCCCGAGGACCCGGTCCCAACCCTGTAG
- a CDS encoding PhzF family phenazine biosynthesis protein, with protein MTLRIIQVDAFTAEPYAGNPAAVCLLDPPRDDAWLQAVAAEMNLAETAFLWRRDDGFALRWFTPTVEVPLCGHATLASAHALWECGVLPAGAAACFHTASGQLRAWRDDGWIGLDFPARPPLGDAVPDAVCAALGADPVATATTRTCHVVEVASEAAVRALQPDMRALAVAAPECGVAVTARAAAAPYDIVSRFFAPAHGIDEDPVTGSAHCALGPYWAPRLGKRGLLARQVSRRGGTVRVVVEPTPGRAHLFGQAVTVLRGELV; from the coding sequence ATGACGTTGCGCATCATCCAGGTCGACGCTTTCACTGCCGAGCCCTACGCCGGCAACCCCGCCGCCGTCTGCCTGCTCGATCCGCCGCGCGACGACGCCTGGTTGCAGGCGGTGGCCGCCGAGATGAATCTCGCCGAGACCGCCTTCCTGTGGCGGCGCGACGACGGCTTCGCGCTGCGCTGGTTCACGCCGACGGTGGAGGTGCCGCTCTGCGGCCACGCCACCCTCGCCAGCGCGCACGCGCTGTGGGAGTGCGGCGTGCTGCCCGCCGGCGCGGCGGCGTGTTTCCACACCGCGAGCGGCCAGTTGCGCGCCTGGCGCGACGACGGCTGGATCGGCCTCGACTTCCCCGCCCGGCCGCCGCTCGGCGACGCCGTTCCGGACGCGGTGTGCGCGGCGCTCGGCGCCGACCCGGTGGCGACGGCGACGACACGGACCTGTCATGTCGTCGAGGTGGCGTCCGAGGCGGCGGTGCGGGCGCTACAGCCGGACATGCGTGCGCTCGCCGTCGCCGCGCCGGAGTGCGGGGTCGCGGTTACGGCGCGGGCCGCCGCGGCGCCGTACGACATCGTCTCGCGCTTCTTCGCGCCGGCGCATGGCATCGACGAAGACCCGGTGACCGGCTCCGCCCACTGCGCCCTCGGGCCGTACTGGGCACCGCGGCTGGGCAAGCGCGGGCTCCTCGCCCGCCAGGTCTCGCGCCGCGGTGGCACGGTGCGCGTGGTCGTCGAGCCGACGCCCGGCCGCGCCCACCTGTTCGGCCAGGCCGTCACGGTGCTGCGCGGCGAGCTGGTCTGA
- a CDS encoding ferredoxin:thioredoxin reductase produces MATDPSDASIEKMRRFVASYCAKSGTITHPDPEVTEAVVKGLAHHSETLGRPLCPCRFYPDKRAEAQHRTWICACDDMQIYKYCHCLLFVTDAGLPITEHLPEDHEGRRMYGHVADPTPDKGRPLRDKAAERERERRERPC; encoded by the coding sequence ATGGCCACAGATCCGAGCGATGCCAGCATCGAGAAGATGCGGCGCTTCGTCGCCAGCTACTGCGCCAAGTCGGGCACCATCACGCACCCGGATCCGGAGGTGACGGAGGCGGTGGTGAAGGGCCTGGCGCACCACAGCGAGACGCTCGGGCGCCCGCTCTGCCCCTGCCGCTTCTATCCCGACAAGCGCGCCGAGGCGCAGCATCGCACCTGGATCTGCGCCTGCGACGACATGCAGATCTACAAGTACTGCCACTGCCTGTTGTTCGTCACCGACGCAGGGCTGCCGATCACCGAGCACCTGCCCGAGGATCACGAGGGCCGGCGGATGTACGGGCACGTCGCCGATCCGACGCCGGACAAGGGCCGCCCCCTGCGCGACAAGGCCGCGGAGCGCGAGCGCGAGCGCCGCGAGCGCCCCTGCTGA
- a CDS encoding DUF480 domain-containing protein, translating into MDPGLRLTPGEARLLGVLVEKALTTPEQYPLSLNAATLGANQKSNRFPILSLSEDEVGEALDGLIDKQLARKVFPGNSRVDKYAHTGTSALKIEIGQLAVLAELLMRGPQTHNELRTRVGRMIPIASPAALDALLLPLESRGLVERIPAGHGSRVERHAQCLCPGLHALDAAAPTSVAAEGAPEEVHAPTRAALGDRIAALEASVERLQRQLRGLADKLGEPLED; encoded by the coding sequence ATGGACCCCGGGCTCCGCCTGACGCCCGGCGAGGCGCGGCTCCTCGGGGTGCTGGTCGAAAAGGCCCTGACGACACCGGAGCAGTACCCACTGTCGCTCAACGCGGCGACGCTGGGCGCCAACCAGAAGAGCAACCGCTTTCCCATCCTCTCGCTGTCCGAGGACGAGGTCGGCGAGGCGCTCGACGGTCTGATCGACAAGCAGTTGGCGCGCAAGGTGTTCCCGGGCAACAGCCGGGTGGACAAATATGCCCACACCGGAACCTCGGCGCTGAAGATCGAGATCGGTCAGCTCGCCGTGCTCGCCGAGCTGCTGATGCGCGGGCCGCAGACCCACAACGAGCTGCGGACACGGGTCGGCCGCATGATTCCCATCGCCTCGCCGGCGGCGCTCGATGCCCTGCTCCTGCCGCTGGAGTCGCGCGGCCTGGTCGAGCGCATCCCGGCCGGCCACGGCAGCCGCGTCGAGCGGCACGCGCAGTGCCTGTGCCCCGGTCTGCACGCCCTCGATGCCGCGGCCCCCACCAGCGTGGCGGCCGAGGGCGCGCCGGAGGAGGTTCACGCGCCGACCCGCGCCGCGCTCGGCGACCGCATCGCGGCGCTGGAGGCCAGCGTCGAACGGCTGCAGCGTCAGTTGCGCGGCCTGGCGGACAAGCTGGGGGAGCCGCTGGAGGACTGA